From Anaerotignum faecicola, the proteins below share one genomic window:
- a CDS encoding FCD domain-containing protein: MIIDKLVEMIQEGKLRPEEKIFSENQLSKNLSVSRAHVRDVYSALSILGIVESRQGEGTFFKSSDSEMAYKMLFIMMHMGATSIEDIMEVRQIIEIGVAEKAAVNRSSRDVSDLLNCVRRMEKCVDESELSKLDSELHKIIAKASGNTLLTGLSQIISGYTIKAIKEHWNYIVHDKDPAVKRRTFEQHEELVNAIVNKKPYIAKVIAQEHLSFVEGSLARYWQKSQSKNKSGLK; encoded by the coding sequence ATGATAATTGACAAACTGGTTGAGATGATACAGGAAGGCAAACTGCGTCCTGAGGAAAAAATATTTTCGGAAAACCAGCTTTCAAAAAATCTAAGCGTTTCCCGCGCCCATGTAAGGGACGTTTACAGCGCGTTAAGCATACTCGGCATTGTTGAAAGCAGACAGGGCGAGGGAACATTTTTTAAATCGTCCGACAGTGAAATGGCGTATAAAATGCTGTTTATAATGATGCATATGGGAGCGACGTCTATTGAGGATATAATGGAAGTAAGGCAGATAATCGAAATAGGCGTTGCCGAAAAGGCCGCCGTGAACCGTTCAAGCAGGGACGTTTCCGACCTTTTGAACTGTGTAAGGCGTATGGAGAAGTGCGTTGACGAAAGCGAGCTGTCAAAACTTGACAGCGAGCTGCACAAAATAATCGCAAAAGCTTCCGGCAACACTCTTTTAACCGGACTTTCCCAAATAATATCAGGTTATACTATAAAGGCAATCAAAGAACACTGGAATTATATTGTCCATGACAAGGATCCTGCCGTTAAAAGGCGTACTTTTGAACAGCATGAAGAGCTTGTTAATGCGATAGTTAATAAAAAGCCTTATATAGCGAAAGTAATTGCGCAGGAGCACCTTTCATTTGTGGAAGGAAGCCTTGCCAGATACTGGCAAAAATCACAGTCAAAAAATAAAAGCGGGTTAAAGTGA